From the Trueperaceae bacterium genome, one window contains:
- a CDS encoding NADH-quinone oxidoreductase subunit 15, whose protein sequence is MAQDDGAFYDAWAELLRWMREVADEREGVRFEKEGDFPDYIYRMERPYDLPTTVMSASLSLPDGRPVLLANASPRHAVFKEVVLHPVDSHAYRTLTLAKDGGGLVERRRPFTKARLEHLADELFALPRI, encoded by the coding sequence ATGGCTCAGGACGACGGCGCCTTCTACGACGCGTGGGCGGAGTTGCTGCGGTGGATGCGTGAGGTCGCCGACGAGCGCGAGGGGGTCCGCTTCGAGAAGGAGGGGGACTTCCCCGACTACATCTACCGCATGGAGCGCCCCTACGACCTCCCGACGACCGTGATGTCGGCCAGCCTCTCGCTGCCGGACGGGCGGCCGGTCCTGCTGGCGAACGCCAGCCCCCGGCACGCGGTGTTCAAGGAGGTCGTGCTGCACCCGGTCGACTCGCACGCCTACCGGACCCTGACGCTGGCGAAGGACGGCGGGGGCCTCGTCGAGCGCCGCCGTCCGTTCACGAAGGCCCGCCTCGAGCACCTCGCCGACGAACTCTTCGCCCTCCCCCGCATCTGA
- a CDS encoding FAD-dependent oxidoreductase: MITADVLILGGGVAGLTLARTLAGDGVAVALLDAGAADGPDARWTSAGASGLPRALLNPWRGRKGDAHPDDLAGLAATWGLADALAGEGATTGAVRSGVLRVPGSARQARAWRDRLGGEAALAWLEGDALPPTLHAPFGALLVTDGGWIDPPRWLGALAASARRHGATLRGGVRIDRLVRAADGIWTARAAGHDVASAARVAVAVGADARPALDGAPDPWPAWDRTRGDEVHLVPDPTDPTDAADPTDAAGPTDAVDRAAVRLPRPLAGGIYAAPDRPDGTGGVWVGGGHRPPDVDDPDAPANLRRALAWALPGLEGARVGATWSGVRAKREGARPDVREVAPGVWTFGAFAGRGFLVAALEARRLADAWRALPRDG, from the coding sequence GTGATCACCGCGGACGTCCTGATCCTGGGGGGCGGCGTCGCCGGCCTCACGCTGGCGCGCACCCTCGCCGGCGACGGGGTCGCCGTCGCGCTGCTCGACGCCGGCGCGGCCGACGGCCCGGACGCCCGCTGGACGTCGGCCGGTGCGTCGGGCCTCCCGCGGGCGCTGCTGAACCCCTGGCGCGGCCGGAAGGGGGACGCCCACCCGGACGACCTCGCCGGCCTCGCCGCGACGTGGGGCTTGGCCGACGCCCTGGCGGGCGAGGGGGCGACGACCGGCGCGGTGCGCAGCGGGGTGCTGCGCGTCCCCGGATCCGCGCGCCAGGCGCGCGCCTGGCGCGACCGCCTCGGGGGCGAGGCCGCCCTCGCGTGGCTCGAGGGCGACGCCCTCCCCCCGACCCTGCACGCGCCGTTCGGGGCGCTCCTGGTGACGGACGGCGGGTGGATCGATCCCCCCCGCTGGCTCGGGGCGCTCGCGGCGTCCGCCCGTCGGCACGGCGCGACCCTTCGCGGTGGGGTCCGCATCGACCGCCTGGTGCGCGCCGCGGACGGCATCTGGACCGCCCGCGCAGCGGGGCACGACGTCGCGTCCGCCGCGCGCGTCGCGGTCGCCGTCGGCGCGGACGCGCGGCCCGCCCTCGACGGCGCACCCGACCCGTGGCCGGCGTGGGACCGGACGCGCGGCGACGAGGTCCACCTCGTCCCCGACCCCACCGATCCCACCGACGCCGCGGACCCCACCGACGCCGCGGGCCCCACCGATGCGGTGGACCGCGCCGCCGTCCGCCTCCCCCGCCCCCTGGCCGGCGGGATCTACGCCGCGCCGGACCGGCCGGACGGGACGGGCGGCGTGTGGGTCGGGGGCGGGCACCGCCCCCCCGACGTGGACGACCCCGACGCCCCGGCGAACCTGCGACGCGCCCTGGCCTGGGCGCTGCCGGGCCTGGAGGGGGCCCGCGTCGGCGCCACCTGGTCCGGGGTCCGCGCCAAGCGCGAGGGCGCGCGACCCGACGTGCGCGAGGTCGCGCCGGGCGTCTGGACGTTCGGGGCGTTCGCCGGCCGGGGGTTCCTCGTCGCCGCGCTGGAGGCGCGCCGGCTGGCCGACGCCTGGCGGGCCCTACCCCGCGACGGGTGA